From one Polynucleobacter sp. UK-FUSCHL-C3 genomic stretch:
- a CDS encoding FAD-dependent oxidoreductase, which yields MSRSYAILGAGLMGRMMAYALAQGGARVEIFERSGPDAEQSAARVAASMLAPLAESAITEPSVVRMGLYGLDRWKSLIEQLNNKVEQQTFFQQNGTLVLWHRLDAAEAQRFAEHLERNVRLNPALSSPWHLDSKALAELEPSVAERFSQGLFLPREGQLDNRQLLTALLEALQQLHVKLHWHTPCEPDDLADHGFDWVIDCRGLGAKSSWSNTHNPLRGVRGEVIRVHAPEVKLQRPTRLIHPRYPIYIAPKENDLYVIGATEIESEDLSPVSVRSSMELLSAAYSVHSGFAEARILESATQCRPTLKNNLPEICVPRAGIMQINGLYRHGYLIAPAVMDAAQELLHETGSALAKRFEIAIQHHDLTSSFA from the coding sequence ATGTCTCGGTCCTACGCCATCCTCGGTGCCGGCCTGATGGGTCGGATGATGGCGTATGCCCTTGCGCAAGGTGGAGCACGCGTTGAGATATTCGAGCGCAGTGGCCCTGATGCAGAGCAATCGGCTGCACGGGTTGCTGCCTCGATGCTTGCTCCTCTAGCAGAGTCTGCAATTACCGAACCATCCGTAGTGCGCATGGGTCTGTATGGGCTTGATCGCTGGAAGAGTTTGATTGAGCAACTCAATAACAAGGTTGAACAACAGACCTTTTTTCAGCAAAACGGCACCCTAGTCTTGTGGCATCGTCTTGATGCTGCCGAGGCGCAACGCTTTGCTGAGCATCTCGAGCGCAATGTCCGTTTGAACCCAGCACTCTCTTCCCCATGGCATCTCGATAGCAAGGCCTTAGCCGAGCTTGAGCCCAGTGTGGCGGAGCGCTTTTCACAAGGTTTGTTCTTGCCCCGTGAAGGGCAGTTGGATAATCGCCAGTTATTAACGGCCCTCTTAGAAGCACTCCAGCAGTTACATGTGAAGTTGCATTGGCATACCCCTTGCGAACCCGATGATCTTGCAGATCACGGTTTTGATTGGGTGATTGATTGTCGTGGCTTGGGTGCAAAATCGTCTTGGTCTAATACACATAATCCATTACGTGGTGTGCGGGGTGAGGTCATTCGTGTGCATGCGCCTGAAGTGAAATTGCAACGCCCTACTCGTTTGATCCACCCACGTTATCCCATTTATATTGCTCCCAAAGAAAATGATCTCTATGTTATTGGCGCTACTGAGATTGAGTCTGAGGATCTCTCACCGGTCAGCGTACGCTCATCAATGGAGCTCTTATCAGCAGCGTATTCGGTTCACTCTGGCTTTGCAGAAGCCCGAATTCTGGAATCTGCAACGCAATGCCGCCCTACCCTCAAGAACAATTTGCCCGAGATCTGTGTGCCACGTGCCGGCATAATGCAAATCAACGGCTTGTATCGCCATGGTTATTTAATTGCTCCTGCGGTGATGGATGCCGCACAAGAACTTCTTCACGAAACCGGTAGCGCCTTAGCGAAGCGCTTTGAGATTGCTATCCAGCATCATGATCTAACCAGTTCTTTTGCATGA
- a CDS encoding DNA topoisomerase IV subunit B codes for MATRKTAQYSESSIKVLKGLEPVRQRPGMYTRTDNPLHIIQEVLDNASDEALGGYGKEVVVTLHTDGSVSVEDDGRGIPVGIHSQEKKPVVEIVFTQLHAGGKFEKGAGGAYAFSGGLHGVGVSVTNALSKRLEVTVWREQQVSTITFADGDVIEKLKSKAATKGDKAHGTKVRAWPNPKYFDSAQIPLADLERLLRSKAVLLPGVKVTLVYEKNGQSQSWLYAQGLKGYLDESLAQGGHSAPVIPAFEGEHYASGAGEEESFAEGEGAAWVVSWTEDGAPVRESYVNLIPTPAGGTHESGLREGLFNAVKSFVEIHALQPKGVKLMPEDVFARASFILSAKVLDPQFQGQIKERLNSRDAVRLVSGFVKSALELWLNQHVDYGRTLAELVIKQAQARTRAGQKVEKKKSSGVAVLPGKLTDCESQDIALNELFLVEGDSAGGSAKMGRNKEYQAILPLRGKVLNTWETERDRLFANNEVHDIAVAIGVDPHGPTDEPNLSNLRYGKICILSDADVDGSHIQVLLLTLFYKHFPRLIENGNVYIARPPLFRVDAPARGKKPAQKIYALDESELIAIEDKLRKDGVRDGAWQISRFKGLGEMSAEQLWDTTLNPDTRRLLPMSLGEMSESDTIKTMDMLMGKSESGARRDWLEERGNEVEADI; via the coding sequence ATGGCTACTCGTAAAACCGCGCAATACAGCGAATCCTCCATCAAAGTCTTAAAGGGCTTGGAGCCCGTTCGACAGCGTCCTGGGATGTATACCCGGACCGATAATCCCCTGCATATCATTCAGGAGGTCTTGGATAACGCCTCGGATGAAGCTCTCGGAGGCTATGGCAAGGAAGTGGTCGTTACCCTGCATACCGATGGCAGCGTGAGCGTGGAAGATGATGGCCGGGGTATTCCAGTAGGGATCCATTCACAAGAAAAGAAACCAGTGGTTGAGATTGTGTTTACCCAACTGCATGCGGGAGGAAAGTTTGAGAAGGGTGCTGGTGGTGCCTATGCATTCTCAGGTGGTTTGCATGGCGTGGGCGTATCGGTCACCAATGCACTCTCCAAACGACTCGAGGTCACGGTTTGGCGCGAACAACAGGTATCCACCATTACCTTTGCCGATGGCGATGTGATCGAGAAACTCAAATCCAAAGCTGCCACCAAAGGTGATAAAGCGCATGGCACGAAAGTGCGCGCGTGGCCCAACCCTAAATATTTTGATAGTGCACAAATTCCGCTAGCCGATCTTGAGCGACTCTTACGTTCCAAGGCGGTCTTATTACCAGGAGTGAAGGTCACCCTGGTTTACGAAAAGAATGGTCAAAGCCAATCCTGGCTCTATGCTCAAGGACTCAAGGGCTACTTGGATGAGTCTCTGGCTCAAGGGGGCCATAGTGCACCCGTCATTCCAGCCTTTGAGGGCGAGCATTACGCCTCGGGTGCTGGCGAGGAAGAGTCCTTTGCCGAGGGCGAAGGTGCTGCGTGGGTAGTGAGTTGGACCGAAGATGGCGCCCCCGTGCGTGAGAGTTACGTGAACTTGATTCCTACACCAGCCGGTGGAACACACGAAAGTGGACTACGTGAAGGACTCTTTAATGCAGTGAAGAGCTTTGTGGAGATACACGCGCTGCAACCCAAAGGTGTGAAGCTCATGCCAGAGGATGTCTTTGCTCGTGCCTCATTCATTTTGTCTGCCAAAGTATTGGACCCACAGTTTCAAGGGCAAATTAAGGAGCGCTTGAACTCCAGGGATGCCGTACGCTTGGTCTCGGGCTTTGTGAAGTCAGCGCTAGAGTTGTGGTTAAACCAACATGTGGATTACGGTCGCACCCTGGCTGAACTTGTGATTAAGCAAGCGCAAGCAAGGACCCGTGCTGGTCAAAAGGTGGAAAAGAAAAAATCCTCCGGGGTTGCGGTACTGCCCGGTAAGCTCACCGATTGTGAGAGCCAAGACATTGCTCTTAATGAACTCTTCTTAGTCGAGGGAGACTCAGCCGGGGGCTCAGCAAAAATGGGTCGCAATAAAGAATATCAAGCCATCTTGCCTCTGCGTGGTAAGGTACTTAACACTTGGGAGACCGAGCGTGATCGGCTCTTTGCCAATAATGAGGTGCATGATATTGCGGTAGCGATTGGGGTTGATCCGCACGGACCGACCGATGAGCCCAATCTCAGCAATTTGCGCTATGGCAAGATCTGTATCCTCTCGGATGCGGATGTGGATGGCTCGCATATTCAAGTTCTCCTACTCACACTCTTTTATAAACACTTTCCAAGACTGATTGAGAATGGCAATGTGTATATCGCTAGACCACCCTTGTTTAGGGTCGATGCGCCCGCGCGTGGTAAGAAGCCTGCACAAAAGATTTATGCGCTCGATGAAAGCGAGTTGATTGCAATTGAAGATAAATTACGCAAAGATGGCGTGCGCGATGGCGCATGGCAGATCTCACGCTTTAAGGGCTTGGGCGAGATGAGTGCCGAGCAGTTGTGGGACACCACTTTAAATCCGGATACGCGCAGACTTCTTCCTATGAGTTTGGGTGAGATGAGTGAGAGCGATACGATTAAAACGATGGATATGTTGATGGGTAAATCAGAGTCGGGCGCCAGACGCGATTGGTTAGAAGAGCGCGGTAACGAGGTCGAGGCCGATATTTAG
- a CDS encoding CaiB/BaiF CoA-transferase family protein: protein MGALSHIRVLDLSRVLAGPWCAQNLADLGAEVIKVERPKSGDDTRHWGPPFAKDPSGNDTTESAYYISINRNKKSITLDISTPEGQEIVRGLVAQSDVVIENYKVGQLAKYGLDYESLLKIKPNLIYCSITGFGQTGPYQHRAGYDFILQGMGGFMSITGEADHLPGGGPQKAGVAIVDLFTGMYASSAILAAVIHRDRSGEGQYIDMALLDTQVAMLANISSNYLCSGVSPHRWGNAHPNVVPYQTFQTSDSWIIVAVGNDGQFKHFVQVGGREHLADDPRFANNPARIENRAALIPLLAEMVKEKTKAQWISLLESAGVPCGPINNLQEVFENEQVIARGIELHVPHPRAGTMKLVASPMRLSKTPVEVRMPPPLLGEHTDEVLRSDLNLTIQEIAHLRSKGVID, encoded by the coding sequence ATGGGAGCCTTAAGTCATATTCGAGTTCTAGATCTAAGCCGAGTTTTAGCGGGTCCGTGGTGCGCTCAGAACCTAGCCGATTTGGGGGCTGAGGTGATTAAAGTGGAGCGCCCTAAGAGCGGGGATGACACTCGCCACTGGGGTCCCCCTTTTGCTAAAGATCCATCGGGTAACGATACAACCGAGTCAGCCTATTACATTTCCATTAATCGTAATAAGAAATCCATCACGCTCGATATCAGCACACCCGAGGGTCAAGAAATTGTGCGCGGTCTGGTTGCACAGTCCGATGTGGTGATTGAGAACTATAAAGTTGGGCAACTCGCTAAGTATGGTTTGGATTACGAGAGCCTTTTGAAGATCAAACCCAATTTAATTTATTGCTCCATCACCGGATTTGGTCAAACGGGTCCTTATCAACATCGCGCAGGATACGATTTCATATTGCAAGGCATGGGCGGGTTCATGAGTATTACGGGTGAAGCTGATCATCTACCTGGCGGTGGTCCTCAAAAGGCAGGTGTTGCCATTGTCGATCTCTTTACTGGCATGTATGCCAGTTCTGCCATCCTCGCAGCGGTGATCCATCGCGATCGCAGTGGTGAAGGTCAATACATCGATATGGCTCTACTCGATACTCAAGTGGCCATGCTTGCCAATATCTCCAGTAATTATTTATGTAGCGGCGTATCACCCCATCGTTGGGGAAATGCCCACCCGAATGTGGTGCCCTACCAAACCTTCCAAACCTCCGATAGCTGGATCATTGTTGCGGTTGGAAATGATGGTCAATTTAAACACTTTGTGCAAGTGGGTGGACGCGAGCACTTAGCCGATGATCCACGCTTTGCTAATAATCCCGCTCGCATTGAAAACCGCGCTGCGCTGATCCCTCTATTGGCCGAGATGGTGAAAGAAAAGACCAAAGCCCAGTGGATCTCTCTTCTAGAATCAGCGGGCGTGCCTTGCGGCCCCATTAATAATCTCCAAGAGGTCTTTGAAAACGAACAGGTGATTGCCAGAGGGATTGAGTTACATGTTCCACACCCCCGCGCGGGCACCATGAAACTCGTGGCAAGCCCAATGCGTTTATCCAAAACTCCGGTCGAGGTACGTATGCCACCGCCCTTACTCGGTGAGCATACCGATGAAGTGTTGCGCTCCGATCTAAACCTCACCATTCAAGAAATCGCGCACTTACGCTCCAAAGGAGTCATCGATTGA
- a CDS encoding thiamine pyrophosphate-binding protein, whose amino-acid sequence MSQTHPNTMHGGQILANALVRQGVELAFGVPGESFLPLLDGLVDHQDRLKFITCRQEGGAAYMAEAYAKLTGKPGVVMVTRGPGAANALIGVHTAYQDSTPMVVLIGQVGTDMVEREAFQEMDYRKVYSECAKWVGSIDRTDRIDEFVSHAFHLAQSGRKGPVVLALPEDVLFKDAQERITPAAQIITTGLDQTLFANAMQDFAKAKRPMVIAGGGSWTKTACHALSAWANREQIPVATSFRSQDLLDNLDPCFAGDLGIAANPALVKRVQEADILLVIGERLGEMTMAGYTVLTVPKTQMPLIHVLPSPDELGRVYYADYPISASPQAFCEALSSITMGSQYERGSMQAAHDAYLAFSKPTTIPGPVQLSEIVSALQSHLPRNAILTNGAGNFAAFLHRFYPYGGFKSQLAPANGSMGYGLPAAIAAKIVDPKRVAVAFCGDGDFMMNCQELATAMRYQAKPIVIIVNNGMYGTIRMHQEREYKARVSGTELTNPNFIDFAKSFSMPAYRIEKTEEFASAIQAGLKSPEGAIIEIVIDPEAISPSKRLSELGR is encoded by the coding sequence ATGAGTCAAACCCACCCCAACACGATGCATGGCGGCCAGATATTAGCCAATGCCTTAGTCCGTCAAGGCGTAGAGCTTGCGTTTGGGGTGCCCGGTGAGAGTTTCTTGCCCCTATTGGATGGCTTGGTGGATCATCAAGACCGTCTAAAATTTATTACCTGCCGGCAAGAGGGTGGGGCTGCGTATATGGCAGAAGCCTATGCCAAGTTGACCGGTAAACCCGGGGTGGTCATGGTGACGCGCGGGCCAGGCGCAGCCAATGCACTCATTGGAGTTCATACCGCCTATCAAGACTCTACCCCGATGGTTGTCCTGATTGGTCAAGTAGGAACCGATATGGTGGAGCGCGAGGCTTTCCAAGAGATGGATTACCGCAAGGTCTACTCCGAGTGCGCCAAATGGGTGGGGAGTATTGATCGCACCGATCGGATTGACGAGTTCGTCTCGCATGCTTTTCATCTAGCGCAGTCTGGCCGAAAGGGGCCCGTAGTTTTAGCTCTTCCGGAAGATGTTCTATTTAAAGACGCACAAGAACGCATTACCCCAGCGGCACAGATTATTACAACAGGCCTTGATCAAACACTCTTTGCCAATGCGATGCAAGATTTTGCTAAAGCCAAACGACCGATGGTGATCGCAGGCGGTGGCTCGTGGACCAAAACAGCGTGTCATGCACTTTCGGCCTGGGCAAATCGTGAGCAGATACCTGTGGCAACGAGCTTTCGGTCTCAAGACCTGCTCGATAACTTAGACCCTTGCTTTGCAGGTGACCTAGGCATTGCAGCCAACCCCGCATTAGTCAAGCGTGTACAAGAGGCCGACATTTTGTTGGTGATCGGCGAGCGCTTAGGTGAGATGACCATGGCTGGATACACCGTGCTCACAGTCCCTAAGACACAAATGCCACTCATTCATGTGCTACCCAGCCCAGATGAACTAGGTAGGGTGTACTACGCCGACTATCCAATCAGTGCATCACCACAGGCATTTTGTGAGGCACTTAGTAGCATCACAATGGGTTCACAGTATGAGCGCGGATCAATGCAAGCAGCACACGATGCGTATCTCGCATTTAGTAAACCCACCACCATCCCAGGTCCTGTGCAATTAAGCGAGATTGTGTCTGCCCTTCAATCTCACTTGCCTCGCAATGCAATCCTCACGAATGGGGCTGGTAACTTTGCCGCCTTCTTACATCGCTTTTATCCCTACGGGGGATTTAAATCCCAATTAGCACCCGCCAACGGCTCGATGGGCTACGGACTGCCTGCTGCGATTGCTGCCAAGATCGTTGATCCCAAACGCGTTGCTGTCGCATTCTGCGGCGATGGCGACTTTATGATGAACTGCCAAGAGCTCGCTACGGCCATGCGCTATCAGGCTAAACCGATCGTGATTATTGTGAACAATGGCATGTACGGCACGATCCGTATGCATCAGGAGCGGGAGTACAAGGCGCGGGTCTCAGGCACCGAACTCACCAACCCTAACTTTATTGACTTTGCCAAGAGCTTCTCCATGCCAGCTTATCGAATCGAGAAGACCGAAGAGTTCGCATCTGCAATCCAGGCTGGTCTGAAGAGCCCAGAGGGAGCGATCATCGAGATCGTGATTGATCCTGAAGCAATTAGTCCAAGTAAGCGCTTATCGGAACTTGGGCGATAA
- a CDS encoding NUDIX domain-containing protein, which produces MNSLTTSTLAALEEMLQNAKRNASQDCLPVYFEKTYIGNIGRPLIGAVEELLKNGSYPHIQMDITRIILKSAPPAQLSDDLRALANGLHQAGFIPAWRNEEFAWYGPDGHEYFRVERAAFRTFGFRSQAAHINGYTSAGTLWLGRRSESKQIDPGKLDNLSAGGINANETVVQCAIRELWEEAGVPEAIAQQINPTGKLLIHTPHPPHGIHHESLFMFDLELPRNLVPVNHDGEVSRFIEVNLAEAAARILADEFTSDAALVTADFILRRNR; this is translated from the coding sequence ATGAATAGTTTAACGACAAGTACCTTGGCCGCCCTGGAAGAAATGCTCCAGAACGCCAAACGCAATGCAAGTCAAGATTGTTTGCCGGTGTACTTTGAAAAAACATACATTGGCAATATCGGTCGTCCATTGATTGGGGCGGTTGAAGAGCTCCTAAAAAATGGTTCGTATCCACATATTCAGATGGACATTACACGAATTATTTTAAAGAGTGCACCGCCGGCACAACTCAGTGATGATCTGCGCGCTCTAGCAAATGGTCTTCATCAGGCTGGCTTCATCCCTGCTTGGCGTAATGAAGAGTTTGCTTGGTATGGACCCGATGGGCATGAGTACTTTCGGGTTGAGCGGGCAGCCTTTCGTACCTTTGGATTTCGGAGTCAAGCGGCACATATCAATGGGTATACCTCGGCAGGAACGCTTTGGTTAGGTCGACGCAGTGAGAGTAAACAAATTGATCCCGGTAAATTAGACAACCTCAGTGCTGGTGGCATTAATGCGAATGAGACCGTGGTGCAGTGTGCCATTCGCGAACTCTGGGAAGAGGCTGGCGTTCCCGAAGCAATTGCGCAGCAAATTAATCCTACTGGGAAGTTACTGATCCACACCCCTCATCCACCGCATGGTATTCATCATGAGTCTTTATTTATGTTTGATCTTGAGTTGCCACGTAATCTTGTGCCGGTCAATCACGATGGCGAGGTAAGTCGTTTTATTGAGGTCAATCTTGCCGAAGCAGCTGCCCGTATTTTGGCTGATGAGTTCACAAGCGATGCTGCTCTGGTGACCGCAGACTTTATCTTGCGGCGCAATAGATAA
- a CDS encoding MFS transporter yields MVTLSMGIRHGFGLFNLPITSANGWGRETYALAIALQNLVWGFAQPVAGALADRYGPFKIMVIGGLLYGLGLIGMALTSDPFLFNLAGGLSIGIGLAATTYSVVYGILGRNVSAEKRVWAMGITAAAGSFGQFLMMPLEQGLISSFGANEALIYLGLLASLMIPLAFFLRESNFSANQGGNQTISEALREAMGNRNFRFLMMGYFVCGFQVVFITLHLAPYLKDMSLKYPEINGATVATTALALIGLFNVIGTYYAGVLGQRFPKRFLLSGIYITRSVAISLFLLIPLSATSTYVFAAVMGVLWLSTIPLTNAIVAQIFGVKYLTMLSGLVFFSHQLGSFCGAYFGGYLYDLTGSYQIVWGIAIALGVFACLINLPIREEPLVRPAMA; encoded by the coding sequence ATGGTGACCCTCTCGATGGGCATTCGGCATGGCTTTGGTTTATTTAATTTACCCATCACTTCTGCCAATGGCTGGGGTCGCGAGACCTATGCCTTAGCAATTGCCCTGCAAAACTTAGTGTGGGGCTTTGCACAACCGGTGGCTGGGGCATTGGCTGATCGGTATGGTCCATTTAAGATCATGGTGATCGGTGGGCTCTTGTACGGGCTTGGCTTAATTGGGATGGCACTCACTAGTGATCCATTCCTGTTTAATCTTGCAGGCGGCCTATCGATCGGAATTGGTTTAGCAGCAACCACCTATAGCGTGGTGTACGGTATCTTGGGGCGCAATGTATCAGCCGAGAAGCGCGTTTGGGCTATGGGCATTACTGCAGCAGCAGGATCTTTTGGGCAGTTCTTAATGATGCCGCTAGAGCAAGGGCTCATTAGTAGTTTTGGTGCCAATGAAGCGCTGATTTATTTAGGCTTACTTGCCTCGCTCATGATCCCCCTCGCATTTTTTCTGCGCGAGAGTAACTTCAGTGCCAATCAAGGAGGCAATCAAACCATCAGTGAGGCCCTGCGTGAGGCGATGGGGAATCGTAATTTTCGGTTTTTGATGATGGGCTATTTTGTATGCGGTTTTCAGGTGGTCTTTATTACTTTGCATCTTGCGCCCTACCTCAAGGATATGTCCCTCAAATATCCTGAGATCAATGGTGCAACGGTTGCTACCACCGCACTAGCTTTGATTGGCCTATTTAACGTGATTGGCACCTACTATGCAGGGGTCTTGGGTCAACGCTTTCCCAAGCGCTTTTTACTATCGGGCATTTACATCACGCGCTCAGTCGCGATTAGCCTGTTTTTACTGATACCACTGAGTGCAACGAGTACCTACGTCTTTGCAGCAGTAATGGGTGTGCTGTGGCTCTCTACCATTCCACTCACCAATGCCATCGTCGCCCAAATTTTTGGGGTGAAGTACCTCACCATGCTCTCTGGCCTGGTGTTCTTCTCGCATCAGCTCGGTAGTTTTTGTGGGGCCTATTTTGGGGGCTATTTATACGACCTCACAGGTTCTTACCAAATCGTTTGGGGCATTGCTATTGCCTTGGGTGTCTTTGCATGCCTTATTAATCTACCCATTCGCGAAGAGCCCTTGGTGCGCCCTGCGATGGCCTAA
- the thiC gene encoding phosphomethylpyrimidine synthase ThiC, translating into MSVSTDTKDQKRSKPEIPSLKSLERDFGQKFAYPASTKTYLEGSRPDIKAPIRMIEQLPTKTGETETSNPPIPVYDTSGPYSDPDIVINLEKGLPKLRSGWIRERKDTEQLTGPSSEYGVARAHDAATSHLRFAHIAAPRVAKSGANVSQMHYARKGIITPEMEYVALRESLGLEKLRQDPRYTQILKQHPGKSFGANIPDVITPEFVRSEIAAGRAIIPANINHPELEPMIIGRNFRVKINGNLGNSAVTSSINEEVEKMVWAIRWGADTIMDLSTGKHIHETREWIIRNSPVPIGTVPIYQALDKTGGIAEDLTWEMFRDTLVEQAEQGVDYFTIHAGVLLRYVPLTADRITGIVSRGGSIMAKWCLAHHKENFLYTRFDEICEIMKAYDVSFSLGDGLRPGCIADSNDAAQFGELHTLGELTAKAWEHDVQVMIEGPGHVPMQRIEENMTEELKHCLEAPFYTLGPLITDIAPGYDHITSGVGAAQIGWYGTAMLCYVTPKEHLGLPDKEDVREGIITYKIAAHGADLAKGFPGTQLRDNALSKARFEFRWEDQFNLGLDPERAREYHDATLPAEGAKIAHFCSMCGPKFCSMKITQDVRDYAASLKEGVDPSKAMEEKSIEFRKRGSEIYQ; encoded by the coding sequence ATGAGTGTGAGCACCGATACAAAAGATCAAAAAAGAAGTAAGCCTGAAATCCCCAGCTTAAAGAGTTTGGAGCGAGATTTTGGGCAGAAGTTTGCCTACCCTGCTTCTACTAAAACTTATTTAGAAGGCTCACGTCCTGATATCAAAGCACCGATTCGGATGATTGAGCAATTGCCCACCAAAACAGGTGAGACCGAAACGTCTAACCCACCGATCCCGGTGTATGACACCTCGGGCCCATACAGCGATCCAGATATCGTTATTAATTTAGAGAAGGGTCTTCCAAAACTACGCAGCGGTTGGATTAGAGAGCGCAAGGATACCGAACAACTTACCGGCCCATCCTCAGAATATGGTGTTGCGCGTGCTCACGATGCAGCAACCTCGCATTTGCGTTTTGCCCATATCGCTGCTCCACGAGTTGCTAAATCAGGTGCGAATGTTAGTCAGATGCACTATGCCCGTAAAGGCATCATCACCCCTGAGATGGAATACGTTGCCCTACGCGAGTCCTTAGGTCTTGAGAAACTCCGTCAAGATCCTCGCTATACCCAAATCCTCAAGCAGCATCCTGGTAAATCCTTTGGTGCCAATATTCCGGATGTAATTACTCCAGAGTTTGTGCGCTCTGAGATTGCAGCGGGTCGCGCCATTATTCCTGCCAACATCAATCACCCTGAGTTAGAGCCGATGATTATTGGTCGTAACTTCCGTGTGAAGATCAATGGCAATTTAGGCAACTCCGCAGTGACCTCATCAATCAATGAAGAGGTCGAGAAAATGGTCTGGGCAATTCGTTGGGGCGCCGACACCATCATGGATCTTTCCACCGGTAAGCATATTCATGAGACACGTGAGTGGATTATTCGTAACTCTCCAGTACCGATTGGTACAGTTCCTATTTATCAAGCTCTCGATAAGACCGGTGGCATTGCCGAAGACCTCACCTGGGAAATGTTCCGAGATACGCTCGTTGAACAAGCCGAGCAAGGAGTGGATTACTTCACCATCCATGCAGGCGTCTTACTCCGTTACGTCCCACTGACCGCTGATCGCATTACCGGTATCGTCTCACGCGGTGGCTCGATCATGGCGAAATGGTGTCTTGCCCACCATAAGGAGAACTTCCTTTACACCCGCTTTGATGAGATCTGCGAGATCATGAAGGCGTATGACGTCTCCTTTAGCTTAGGCGATGGTCTACGCCCGGGTTGTATTGCCGACTCCAATGATGCTGCGCAGTTTGGTGAACTCCATACCTTAGGTGAGCTCACTGCCAAAGCCTGGGAGCACGATGTGCAAGTGATGATTGAAGGCCCTGGTCACGTTCCAATGCAGCGCATTGAAGAGAACATGACCGAAGAGCTCAAGCATTGCTTAGAGGCGCCTTTTTATACCCTTGGACCCTTGATCACAGATATCGCTCCCGGTTACGATCACATCACCAGTGGTGTGGGAGCCGCCCAAATTGGTTGGTATGGCACGGCAATGCTTTGCTATGTCACACCGAAAGAGCATTTAGGTTTGCCTGATAAGGAAGATGTGCGTGAGGGCATCATTACTTATAAGATTGCTGCCCACGGTGCTGATTTAGCCAAAGGCTTTCCAGGCACTCAGTTACGCGATAACGCACTCTCTAAAGCGCGCTTTGAGTTCCGCTGGGAAGATCAGTTCAATCTGGGTCTCGATCCAGAGCGTGCTCGCGAGTATCACGACGCTACCCTGCCCGCTGAAGGTGCGAAGATCGCCCACTTCTGCTCGATGTGTGGTCCCAAGTTCTGCTCGATGAAGATCACCCAAGATGTCCGTGATTACGCTGCTAGTCTCAAAGAAGGTGTGGATCCTAGCAAGGCGATGGAAGAAAAATCAATCGAGTTTCGCAAACGCGGTAGCGAGATCTATCAGTAA